One window from the genome of Gadus morhua chromosome 16, gadMor3.0, whole genome shotgun sequence encodes:
- the mab21l1 gene encoding putative nucleotidyltransferase MAB21L1, which yields MIAAQAKLVYHLNKYYNEKCQSRKGAISKTIREVCKVVSDVLKEVEVQEPRFISSLSEMDNRFEGMEVTSPTEFEVVLYLNQMGVFNFVDDGSLPGCAVLKLSDGRKRSMSLWVEFITASGYLSARKIRSRFQTLVAQAVDKCSYRDVVKMVADTSEVKLRIRDRYIVQITPAFKCTGIWPRSAAHWPLPHIPWPGPNRVAEVKAEGFNLLSKECYSLNGKQSSAESDAWVLQFAEAENRLLLGGCRKKCLSMLKTLRDRHLELPGQPLNNYHMKTLVSYECEKHPRESDWDESCLGDRLNGILLQLISCLQCRRCPHYFLPSLDLFQGKPHSALENAAKQTWRLAREILTNPKSLEKL from the coding sequence ATGATCGCGGCGCAGGCCAAGCTCGTGTACCACCTCAACAAATACTACAACGAGAAATGCCAGTCCCGCAAGGGTGCCATCTCCAAGACCATCCGGGAGGTGTGCAAGGTGGTGTCGGACGtcctgaaggaggtggaggtgcaggAGCCGCGCTTCATCAGCTCGCTGAGCGAGATGGATAACCGCTTCGAGGGCATGGAGGTGACATCCCCCACGGAGTTCGAGGTGGTGCTCTACCTCAACCAGATGGGGGTGTTCAACTTCGTGGACGACGGCTCCCTGCCGGGCTGCGCCGTGCTCAAGCTGAGCGACGGGCGCAAGAGGAGCATGTCCCTCTGGGTGGAGTTCATCACCGCCTCCGGTTACCTCTCGGCGCGCAAGATCCGCTCCCGCTTCCAGACGCTGGTCGCGCAGGCGGTGGATAAGTGCAGCTACCGGGACGTGGTCAAGATGGTGGCCGACACAAGCGAGGTGAAGTTACGAATACGGGACCGCTACATCGTGCAGATCACGCCCGCGTTCAAGTGCACGGGCATCTGGCCGCGGAGCGCCGCGCACTGGCCCCTCCCGCACATCCCGTGGCCCGGGCCCAACCGGGTGGCCGAGGTCAAGGCGGAGGGCTTCAACCTCTTATCCAAGGAGTGCTACTCGCTGAATGGCAAGCAGAGCTCGGCGGAGAGCGACGCCTGGGTGCTGCAGTTCGCCGAGGCCGAGAACCGGTTGCTGCTGGGCGGCTGTCGGAAGAAGTGTCTTTCGATGCTGAAGACTTTGCGTGACCGCCACCTGGAGCTGCCAGGCCAGCCGCTCAACAACTACCACATGAAGACGCTGGTGTCGTACGAGTGCGAGAAGCACCCGCGGGAGTCGGACTGGGACGAAAGCTGTCTCGGGGACCGACTGAACGGGATCCTACTGCAGCTGATCTCGTGTCTGCAGTGCCGGAGGTGTCCGCACTATTTCCTCCCAAGCCTGGACCTGTTCCAGGGCAAGCCCCACTCCGCGCTGGAGAACGCCGCCAAGCAGACGTGGAGGCTGGCCAGAGAGATACTAACCAACCCCAAGAGCTTGGAGAAACTCTGA